Part of the Quercus lobata isolate SW786 chromosome 6, ValleyOak3.0 Primary Assembly, whole genome shotgun sequence genome, tgtgtattattattatctttttaacGAGGAATTCTATGTAGACAAGATTTTTCAGTTAAGTTTACTAGTTTTAGCCGCCTCTCATActggcattatttattattatttaatactaataatttgttatatctAACGAGTTTAAActttttgtcaaatttgttgTGATGGTAgactttcttattttttatttttttttataaaaaaatctgtCAAAACATAATTTCTTTATCCttttatgtgtgtttttgtttagtGACCAATAAAAAGCATGGATctcacaattaaaaaaaaaaaaaatttgactagAGGTTATTCAGTAAACCCACCTCAATacacattttcaatttttaaataatattacatatatttttatatatattttcactcacatatatttttacatatattattaaacaataaaatacatgTTTTCCAACATATATATCGCGTGTAATTGATGGGCAGTAAtgtctttttactttttgagatttttgtttttttgagacaAAGGTAAGAAGAaagacccaacccaaaaaaaaaaaaaaacaaaacaaacacaagatCATGGCAAATCCGAGTGGAACGCATCTTCGGTAAAGATTCTACCGTACATCAGTGTCGGtaaataaaattgtctttttttgCTATACAATGAGCTAACTTATTCTCCTCCTATCGAACATGCTGGAATAAACAGCTCCTCAACTTCCCTTCTTTTTTGAGAACCTACCAGAcacatctctctttttttgtttttttgataagagCACCTGACCAAatttttctatctattttatattaatcacttgcttttttttattttataatttttatatttaaataataatattttttaatttttaattattatttctcttttatacttatCCCTTTTTCTAAAGtacctactttttcttttgtactttttcatttttcatttttcatttttctttgttcttatctcATTTCTCACTCATACCAATCTTTGTCCTTCTGGTTTCTTCTACTTCTTTCCTCTCACGGTCAAATCACTTCCCTCCACAagaatcttcttcttccttttcctctcATGTTCAAATAATTTATCCACCACAAGAACCACAAGAATAAAAACCCACCAGCACCACAAGAATCAAAACCCACAAGCACGGACTCCGTCGAcccacaagcaccgatctccGCTGCCAGAACTGATCTGCCTCTCTGTTGGTTTGTCTGCgtgggtgtgtttgtttatATCTGTGTTGATTTGTccgtgtgtttgtgtttgtgtgtatctGAGGAAAAAGACCATGAGGAGAGAAGTCAGTTTGTTTTGCACaaagaagggagagaaaaaaaaaaaaaaaaagaagaagaagcgcaaaacgtgaaattaataaaataatggaatACACAAGCTACATAACCGTGCATGCAAATGTGTAAATATTCACAGTTTTAAAAGGATTGATATGGAAGATTTTTGggtaaaatgaataaaatttgtaaatgttTACATCCACTTGTGGACGCTCTAAGAACATTCATCTCTCTTTCATTTGGTACGTGAGCTTGTATTTTCTAAGTGCTTTACTACTAtttaaagaaactaataaaACTTTGGAGAATGATAAACAATAAGGTTATGTTTGGCGaaagttttttatttctattttcaaaaacttatttttgaaaatataaagaaaaaataattttattgtatttttgaaataaaaaacatggtTGATTAggtgaaataaaataaaaaaattgaagaaaaaattaaaaaatactaaaatatgttattaggatttgaacttTAATACTAACCAAACTCATATTAAAtgagatatatattaaatgaggtaaatttattaaattaaatatgtatgtttatttacttttcaaaattagaaattgaaaatagtttttttagcATGTTTTCATAAATTGAGTTATGAGAATAATTTTTGCTTTATGTCCATTTTGGAttaccaaataaattttttagtttcaaaaataaaaaattattttttaagatagaaaataatgagaaaaaatagttatcaaatagttatttatattttttttgaatattttattaacaattacccGGGCATTTGTTAACATAACCCATTAAATTGTAAAAGGATCATATGTGTGACTATAGAAGAACTCCATAAAATTGTAAAAGGATCATATGTGTGACTATAGAAGATCGAGTTCACATCACATGCTATTTATTTTCTCCGAGTAATGACAATGCTTATTGTACCGGGAGACAATTGGTGTCCATATgtgctattttattttatttttttgagaaaggtaTGTGCTATATTCTAATACTCAATATAACATGTGTAagtacaacaacaaaatatatatatatatatatacacacacacacataaaggAATATGATAAAATACAAAGGTCACTTGACACCTTTTGAAAATTCCCTTACTCCTCATGCTTCTTTATCCATTTctagttattatttatttatcattggTTACCCAAACACTCCATTGCCTATAATTTCCGTGAGGTATGTGCAATTAATACAAGTCTTGGCACTAGCTTATTTTAATCAAAATCTCATCACATGatggtttttatattttatccaaatcccaaaatattatgaaatatatcatagtattttttttttttgaaggataaaataaaataaggcaTCACCTTTCTCAAATTGTTTAATGTTCctatagaaattaaatttttttgttaaaatataaattctttaGGTCCATATAACTTATAAGGACAAAGTTAGAGGGCTGATTACTGCCACAGTACTCCAAAAAAGCCAAGCCCAATAACAACTCAATAAGTTGTGATTAAGAGTCTAGTAGTTCAGTGGCATcgcctaattttatttatgagaaGAAATTGGGTTTAAATCCTCCCTCCCTCAGTTGTTATAAtaattgattataaaaaataaaaaaaaaggttctatcTATAACATTACTTAACAAATTAATGTAATTAATCTCTGTTTAGTAATTTTAGCACAAGTTACAGAAAAACTTCCACGCTTGTTAAGTGCTCCTTAGTCCTCAAAAACCAATGGTTGTTAGGTgttttatattaatgaaatgtGATGTATAACAGGGCCTCCTAAATGTGACAGCAGACGGTGTGGTGGAGCTGTTGACAGATGAGGCTGAGggacaaaaattcaaaacgaCAGACGCTGTGGATGTAGCACACAatggtataatttatttttcagatgCCTCACATAAATATAGTGAAAGCAAGGCCAATTGGGACATTTTGGAAGGTAAACCCAATGGTAGACTTTTGAGTTATGATCCAGCAACTAAAACCACCAAGGTACTGGTCCACAACCTCTACTTTGCCAATGGTGTAGTAGTCTCACCTGATCAGAATTATGTGATATTTTGCGAAACCCCAATGTATGTTTGCTGATTCTCAGTCTTGAAGAAATTGTTTTATTAGACCCCATATGTTTGCTTCTGAAAAATTACCACCACTACTAAAATGATATGGCTGTTAGATAAGTTGGAGACAGCGTTTGAACTCAATATACCATGATAAGTTACCACCACAACCGTTGTTGAAGCCTTTCTTCTTCATGATCTACATAATGTTGCAGCTGGTTTCAACATACATGTGGTGCTAGACTCCCTAGATTAGTGAGACCTAACACAGAGAAGCTTAGATTACTTGTTCTGATACTATGATAAATCATTATCAGTCCCAAAATCTTAAAGCTGTtagaaaacaatgaatttaattgTTATTCTAACAACTTCTATTGTTCAAAGACTAAAATTAATGACAGTTGAATTTTTGTTTCGCACAGTGGGAGTTTTGATTATTCCAAATGGGTTGCTAATGCAGGAGAAGGTGTGGAAAATATCACATACAAGGCAAGGAAAGAGGAAAAGTAGACAAATTTATTGATTATCTGCCAGGCATGCCAGATAACATTCGATATGATGGAGAAGGTCAATATTGGATTGCATTGAATAGGGTAAATCGATTCTTACTTCATACTTTCCGTGGAAAAAAACTGGCTATATTTTTTAACTAGTACTAAGCTTGTGCAAAGCTTAATTTACTTAAGATTCATATGTAAACTAAAGAACAAACTTCACTAATATCAATGAAAATAAACAATAAGATAgataatgaaaaaaacaaaaaaaaaaaaaataccttcaAGTTATTTGAGAGTAGCAAATTGTATAAGACTGAAATTTTATCGAAGCCAAAAATTATGATAGATAattaaaataacttaaaataaaataaggaaacTTTTGGTAATAGAATTCTAATCAAAGCAGTGTTTTAAACATTTGTAATTTgctaaatagaattttatttcaattaaattatcttaatcattttaatgtatttattatAGTAACCCACATGGGTAAATATAGTGTGTAAGACTcagtttttaattaatttcttgtGTTAATAATGCATAAGATACAAAACTGAATTAGGATCCTTGCTTAATTTAGATTAATTATGCCAAGAGGATGAAAAGGGATATTTTGGTGTTATAATTACTAGTGTTCAAAGAAATAATACAATAGAGATATGAAATGTTTGCGGTTGATTGTAGGAATGTTGGTTCAAAGGAATTCTATAAGCATGACTAATTATTAATCTAGGCACCTATCAGTTGGGCATGCCAAGACCAATAGGAGCAGCACCCTAATTCACAAGGCTTGGGAGTAACACTTGAAGAGTTAATCCACAGATGATGTAACATTCAAGTGGTGTGATGCTTAGACATAACTCCATGAATGGCCATCAATGGGGATTTGACTATGTATATATAGCCCCCATCGAGAGCAATTgcatgagaggaaaaaaaaggaaaaaacaattaCCTTGAAAAGAAgtatcactctctctctctctctctctctctctctctcttagtgtGTTCCTCACTTCCTTGAGTGTGTGAGGTTCTTAGACTGTTGAAATCAACCGAGACAAAGTTGGAGTCCCATTGTTTTTTGGAATATTGAAGTGGGTGGAGAATCACCCTAGACAACGTAAAACAACCATGGTTTTGCGATATTTTGGAACAGGAGAGCTGTGCATATATGATATAACTCCTAATCCGAACACTAATAATAAtgcaaaggttttattttttttatttaaatgtttgATGAGCTTTATTCATTATTGTTTTCCGAATTGAgtaattcaaatattaatttttttttttttatagatgaaTTTAAGTACTCCTAACATCTAGTGAGTACCTTTTTGTGTGCAATATTGGCAGGGACATACACTTGAATTCGATATAGCATTCAGATACCCTTTCATCAGGAAGATTCTAATAATCGTGGAGAAATACATAGGACGACCACATATAGAGAAGAATGGTGGGGTTCTGGCCATTGATTTGGCAGGAAATCCCATTGCCCATTACTATGATCCTGGATTGGCAATGGTTTCAAGTGGGATCAAGATAGGAAATCATTTGTACTGTGGTTCAGTTGTCTTTCCCTACATTATTCGCCTCGACCTGAAACAATATCCTGCCCAGGCCACCACATGAGAATTTGGTGAACAAGACCAAGTACTTGTTGCTGCAGCACCCTTGATGGTACCTTAAAATAATTGGGATATGCTACCATAGATAAACTAAAACTCTATATGGTTTTTACTCTTGTTATCGAGTAAGTATCTCATGAAACCGTCTTATGGAGGAACAACCCTCTCTCATCTGGTGGATGAAACTCGAGAGGTTGGAGGCTATGTATATTTGGCTTAATTGTCATTATTGTAAGAAGTAGAGATTACGTGTATCTGTTTAATATTATGCGTACCTGCAGTAGGAGATAGAGTTTTAACTGTAAAAGCTTTTGTAACATAAAAGTTTTAACTGAAAAACCCTATGACAATTTGAGTGTTTTACAAATTAATAGTGAACAGtgttttaaagttttgaatttaCAAATGATAAACAGTAAAttgtagagattttttttttcttctaaatgtcacaaattttagttttaagttttaaccttAAGACTGTTTTCAACTTTAGGGACCCCTTTAAAGCTCTTTAGTGactaaatagaattttttagcatttattatagaacaaataatgaaaatttacatttcatgGAGATTAACATGCTACCCCACttgctatataattttttttcccaagaaaGGCAGCCCATAcccatttctttctctctcaaattaaACTTTTGTATCTTTCCTGCTGCTTGTCGCAAATCCTCAAAATGACAATCCGAGCCATATAATGTGGTAAATgattttgacaaaatttgatTATTTGTTGAGGATCAACATCATCATATCCCTCTTATAACTTCACAAATGCTCAAGGCGTTTAGCCCCATGAATTGCAAGATGACTAAACTAAATTGTTTCTACCTCAACTGTGTTTATGTATTCCCCACtagaaattattacatcatTCAACCGGTCGTTTACTTCAATATAATTATCATCATATTTCACCGCTAAATGCCCACTTCGAAACCATTCGCCATTGAATGCTTCTTTATGTTGTTTTCAAATCCTTTGAGTATCCACTTGTCATTGTGTTTCCTTTAATCTAAAAAGCACAtatactccatttttattttgaataccTGTATTCAATACATGTCCGTACTAGATACTTTAGATACTTTTGCTGTTTTGCATGCATGTcctagcatttaaaaaaaaagaaaaagaaaagaaaagaaaagaagtgacAATGCACCTAGCACCCATGATACAACTTTGATATGGTTGTAACCCAAACCCCATATATAGTAAGAGTTAGCCAAAACTTGGAAGggttttaatttatatttttcatatattagcTTCAATGTTGAACATTTATCTAGTTATCTTTTATTTAGTCTTTTAAATCTTGCCTTGTATTATAAACATCAATTTATGGCCATGAATTCACTCTATTATTCATTATTAGTTGATATGTACTTaacaatatatgaaaaataaatgcttagaaatatataaaaatataaacttagTTTTTAGGTATAATTCTATACTATAAAAATGTTTGATTAATGACATAGAATTGATCTTacgaaaattttgtaataatggatgatataagaataaaatacaatacaaaggtagatttgtcaaaatcggcgttcaattaaaaaaaaaaaaaaaaaagtactaaatgAAGTTGTAAGTATTAGTAACTATGACTCATAGGTGACATAAATTGGAAATCCAATCAAGGATACTTTGGTCCTTCACTCAATATTCTCATCAAGCTCATGGCGGTCGAGTCCTTGGTGTTTGCTCCATTCTTTGCATCTCGTGGAGGCTTGATTTTCAAACTCATTTAAAATGGAGGTTCTATGTAGTAGGTTTAATTCTAGTGTATCTTTCCACTCGTGGAGCAGTAAAGTTGATGAAGTtcttaaagaaataaagaaataaaataaaaaactccaAACTCTCAAGCTCAGCACTTCCTCAATTTGgtctcttattttttaaaaatttggtcCCCTCCCAAAAGACCAAATGGACTAAAGAGACATGATTGGACCAAACTAGACTAAAGAGAACTGAACTGGACCAAAGTATACCGAATATGACCAAATTAGACCAAAATAGACCGAACGAGTTCATCTAATAGAAGATAGTAGACCATAACACTACTTTACAAAGCTCTTAACCAATTGACTTCTACTTAACCATATTACACTCATctatatctttatttattttcactATATTCCTTcaataaatcttaaaaatagtttaaaatttgaaactgTGGTTAAAAGCCTCCATTTTAGTAGCTTTCGGTTTTTATAATAGTTTTGGTTTCTATAATAGTTATATTGCTTtctttcacataaaaaaaaaaaaaatacagtaatagataaaaattatatttcatttattaaagaaaataaaaataaataaataaaagagttaaaaaaaaaaaaaaaaaaaaaaaaaaaaaacccaaactctCAAACTCAGCACTTCttccatttgaattttgatctcttattttcaaaaactatgGTCCCCGTCCCAAAAGACCGAATTGGACAAACTAGATCAAACTAGACCGAAAAGGACTGAATTAGACCGAACTGGATCAAAGGGACATAATGAACCGAAGAGAACTAAATGGACCAAAATCGACCTTATTGGACCAAACTGGGATAGAGTAGATCAAACTGGACCAAAATTGGCCTGAGTGGACTGAAGAAGACCGAACTAGACTGAAGAGGATCAAACTAGATAAAAGGGACCAAACTGGACCGAAAGGACCTGAAATGGACCAAACTACTACATCTATTAAAATATAGTAGATTGTAAGTCTGTAATACTAATGCTCcgtttgttttgaagtaaaatattttcaggaaaatattttacatattttccCATGcttgttttgttgtaaaatttggttaattgtaaaatatttttcggtCAAACTGTAAAATTAAGGCAAAacgaagtaaaatattttacacttgaaattttattaaaacattttacattttacaaTCTCTCACACGTAGAGATCATATTGACAGACCAATCACTCCTAACTCTCTCCCAAGCCTAACAGGGAGAGCACCTACCAGCAACACAATCTTCAACGCCAGAGATGGCATCTCTCCACCGCAAGTCAAGCACCAAAATTGCAATTTGTGTTTGTtgatctggtttttttttttcctaagccTTGTAGATCTGGGTATGTTTTGTACAAATCGCTATCGCTAGGCCCTGtcatacaaaaattttgtagatCTCCATTTGTGTCATgcaaatttgggtttttttttttttttggggttacaaatctgtatatatatatatatatatatatttttttttttttttatagctaatATGAGTTTGGGTGGTTTGATTCATGGCTGTTCTAGGGGCGGACTTTGGTTCTTAGGTCCAAAAGATGAATGGAttaaggcccaaagagcccaacacaataaatttgtagagagtaggctaAAAAGCTAGGCTTCAATGAAGTGGACAACGCCCTCAATGGGCTAAAGATGGTAAGAGAGTAAGGAAAAACAATGAATAGACAAATGTGGTGCAGAGAAATTCTTCCTCGGCAATGTCCGAGGAGAGTAGTTCTTGAATATATTTATCTTAGATTTGATTATAGTTGCTGTTCTTAAtgctacatttttttctttacagaTTTTCTGCCCCCCTCTTCTTGGAGggtctttcacattatatagcttcCTTCAAGCGACcttggccctccatttgttgatcatccagtccaccacttgagtgcttgtcccattagaCACCTTCCCAAACCCCTTGTGAGTTGCAGCGACCAAAGCAGCATTGTTTAGGAGTCTTatccacataaatgcagccagGAGGTTTAGTaggatgcattaaatgtgggAGCAGCCACCATCCCTTCAGTCATGCCAGGGCTAACCCCCTCTCTGAAACTTTTTCTTAACAGTAGGATCTCCTCTGGTAATGTGCCACTGATGTGGCCTTACTGTCCTAATGTGTAGCCTTCTCGGCATGATAATAGACTCCTCGACTATGGATACGACACGTGGCACAGGTACCTTATTTAAATTCTTGTGCCCCACAACTGTGtttcttattaaaatttgataatttcaaCTTAGGATGATGAGAGTTTTGAGTTTGGTTGTTTCTAATTgaagtgttttttatttttatttttttatttttttcattttacac contains:
- the LOC115994053 gene encoding protein STRICTOSIDINE SYNTHASE-LIKE 7-like, with amino-acid sequence MDESKTPDSASVPRPSKPTISKQKSSWPFTFLVIVLVPVVAATLLYQLDSFDPASLPPDVLTRHVITVPARNDHMLRVSEFVGVGNLKAPEDVAYDAKSGVIYTGCADGWISRVTVNDSVADSVVEKWVNTGGRPSGIAFGHNNELIVADTEKGLLNVTADGVVELLTDEAEGQKFKTTDAVDVAHNGIIYFSDASHKYSESKANWDILEGKPNGRLLSYDPATKTTKVLVHNLYFANGVVVSPDQNYVIFCETPMRRCGKYHIQGKERGKVDKFIDYLPGMPDNIRYDGEGQYWIALNRGHTLEFDIAFRYPFIRKILIIVEKYIGRPHIEKNGGVLAIDLAGNPIAHYYDPGLAMVSSGIKIGNHLYCGSVVFPYIIRLDLKQYPAQATT